In Anser cygnoides isolate HZ-2024a breed goose chromosome 16, Taihu_goose_T2T_genome, whole genome shotgun sequence, one genomic interval encodes:
- the EMILIN3 gene encoding LOW QUALITY PROTEIN: EMILIN-3 (The sequence of the model RefSeq protein was modified relative to this genomic sequence to represent the inferred CDS: deleted 1 base in 1 codon), whose product MRRALRRGALLACISLGTLLALADAKGVFYPPAAPLPYGGRYSLYTAGSSPRLGPGKPVGKHKSYCAYVVQRNVTCALQDGAESYVKAEYHKCSWGPKCPGKVLYRTFFRPKYKIGYKTVTELAWRCCPGFLGEGCHDSPTDQPGLLPQHPSPKMPPGQKTFPIPRVPPHPKSHPDLFAGPKKNQYGRKLPGLFGDRLERLEEEVRRLSQSYDSLHAMVSGLGDRLRLAIQEDTTKMIGSLMNSPGTPDSTVGFGIIPDGLVDAADKADIAAFPPVGEILTKVTEVSDVLKSKADLLHEVRGMVLDHDGQIKHLLESARPSPLTSIDLLEEYVDTRLSTLRGELLDGFEKKLGKIQTTCDFRIQEVRQQCEEEKAANLRLQQTLDGKELEIKKEISQLETQIQGLTVVESCCSNLDYLTDRMNILEKGLHSISESQKNLHSQLDGEISTVTLGNLFEGRFEDLEARLNATERETGSCCSSIEDSMRGTVVAEVDGMRTAFEDKMQTLEDRFMTIVGELNNVSAPAGMDGAVVPVLEGELAGMKKRTDEKLEVLQSRLVTLESTCSSGCTSASRDVETFRTEIEDCQNRNQDLLLRMDSNYDLLRKLNATILEIQRRIEEEAAGALQGEITLLKINLNTVSKSLTGLKDSVSQYSDTMTHINSSLDEHERKIEDEVHSIQEKVNDQGSQLFFSNRRVLNLKGDLERLKARIVNDLSSCRSVAQDLQQEVAHFDERVARVERVCGRLGAVTGSLDGIRDGLEKHTGSLWDYMDRMNGTLAAHSQEITGLKDNLLDCQAKVSELAEQVGHLEEQAERKQH is encoded by the exons ATGCGGCGGGCGCTGCGCCGCGGGGCTCTGCTCGCCTGCATCTCCCTGGGGACGCTGCTGGCCCTCGCTGATGCCAAGGGGGTTTTCtacccccccgccgcccccctgccCTACGGCGGCAGGTACAGCCTCTACACGGCCGGCTCCAGCCCGCGGCTCGGCCCCGGGAAGCCCGTGGGCAAGCACAA GAGCTACTGCGCCTACGTGGTGCAGCGCAACGTCACCTGCGCGCTGCAGGACGGTGCCGAGAGCTACGTCAAGGCCGAGTACCACAAGTGCAGCTGGGGACCCAAGTGCCCGGGGAAAGTGCT GTACCGCACCTTCTTCAGACCCAAATACAAGATTGGCTACAAGACAGTGACCGAGCTGGCCTGGAGGTGCTGCCCGGGCTTCCTGGGAGAAGGGTGCCACGACAGCCCGACCGACCAGCCtggcctcctgccccagcatccCAGCCCTAAAATGCCGCCTGGGCAGAAGACGTTTCCGATCCCCAGAGTTCCTCCCCATCCG AAAAGCCACCCTGACCTGTTTGCAGGACCCAAGAAGAATCAATACG GCAGGAAGCTGCCTGGGCTCTTTGGGGACCGCCTGGAGcggctggaggaggaggtgaggcGCCTGTCCCAGTCCTATGACAGCCTGCACGCCATGGTGAGCGGCCTGGGGGACCGCCTGCGCCTGGCCATCCAGGAGGACACCACCAAGATGATCGGCTCACTGATGAACAGCCCTGGCACACCTGACTCCACGGTGGGCTTCGGCATCATCCCCGATGGCCTGGTGGACGCAGCGGACAAAGCTGACATCGCCGCGTTCCCTCCGGTGGGGGAGATCCTGACCAAGGTGACGGAGGTGAGCGACGTGCTGAAATCCAAGGCGGATTTGCTCCACGAGGTTCGCGGCATGGTCCTGGACCACGACGGGCAGATCAAGCACCTGCTGGAGTCGGCCCGGCCCTCGCCCCTCACCTCCATCGACCTGCTGGAGGAGTACGTGGACACGCGGCTGAGCACCCTGCGTGGAGAGCTGCTCGACGGCTTCGAGAAGAAGCTGGGAAAGATCCAGACCACGTGTGATTTCCGGATCCAAGAGGTGCGGCAGCAGTGCGAGGAGGAGAAAGCTGCCAACCTGCGGCTGCAGCAGACGCTGGACGGGAAGGAGTTGGAGATCAAGAAGGAGATCTCCCAGCTGGAGACCCAGATCCAAGGGCTGACGGTggtggagagctgctgcagcaacctCGACTACCTCACCGATCGCATGAACATCCTGGAGAAGGGCCTTCACAGCATCTCGGAGTCCCAGAAGAACCTGCACTCACAGCTGGATGGAGAAATCTCCACCGTCACCCTGGGGAACCTCTTTGAAGGGCGCTTTGAGGACCTGGAAGCCAGACTCAACGCCACAGAGAGGGAAACAGGGAGCTGTTGCTCCAGTATAGAGGACAGCATGAGAGGCACAGTGGTAGCAGAGGTGGATGGCATGAGGACTGCCTTTGAGGACAAAATGCAGACCCTGGAGGACAGGTTCATGACCATCGTGGGGGAGCTGAACAACGTCAGTGCTCCCGCGGGCATGGACGGAGCGGTGGTGCCCGTGCTGGAGGGGGAGCTCGCTGGCATGAAGAAGCGCACGGACGAGaagctggaggtgctgcagagTCGCCTCGTCACGCTGGAGAGCACCTGTTCCTCGGGCTGCACTTCTGCCTCCAGAGACGTGGAGACCTTCCGAACAGAGATCGAGGACTGCCAGAACAGGAACCAGGACCTGCTCCTCCGGATGGACAGCAACTACGACCTCCTGCGCAAGCTGAACGCCACCATCCTGGAGATCCAGCGGCGAAtcgaggaggaggcggcgggggctcTGCAAGGAGAGATCACCTTGCTGAAGATCAACCTGAACACCGTGAGCAAGTCCCTGACGGGGCTCAAGGACTCCGTCTCGCAGTACTCGGACACCATGACGCACATCAACTCCTCGCTGGATGAGCACGAGCGCAAGATCGAGGACGAGGTCCACTCCATCCAGGAGAAAGTCAACGACCAAGGCTCGCAGCTCTTCTTCAGCAACCGGCGAGTCCTGAACCTCAAGGGAGACCTGGAGCGACTCAAAGCCCGGATCGTCAACGAcctgagctcctgcaggagcgtggcccaggacctgcagcaggaggtggcacACTTTGACGAGCGGGTGGCGCGGGTGGAGAGGGTCTGCGGCAGGCTGGGCGCCGTCACGGGAAGCCTGGACGGCATCAGGGACGGACTGGAGAAACACACGGGCAGCCTGTGGGACTACATGGACCGTATGAACGGGACCCTGGCTGCCCACTCTCAGGAAATAACGGGGCTGAAGGACAACCTGCTCGACTGCCAAGCCAAGGTCTCGGAGCTGGCGGAGCAGGTCGGCCACCTGGAAGAGCAGGCGGAGAGGAAGCAGCATTAG